The genomic segment AGATATTTTCTAATCTGTTAAATCATCCTACAGGTAACAACATggaaaatgttatatatgaaatataatgttaatataatatgtgcacatatatatatatatatatatatatataaattttcatttatttatttatttatttatttagttGGCAGCTCGTTAATACATGAATTATCTCTCGATGGCCCTTATACTGCATTTTTTCCCTCCAACGAAGCCATgcaattaataaatatagaaaGTTTCAATAAATTGTATAAcgatgaaaataaattatcagAATTTGTTTTAAATCACGTTACGAAAGAATATTGGCTGTATAGAGATTTATATGGTTCATCTTACCAACcggttaataaaaataataaaaggaaaatgtgcataaatatatacatatatatatatatttcattatatattattttttttttacacctTACAGTGGTTAATGTACAATGAAAAAAGGGAAGCTCCAGAAAAATTAAGAAATTTATTGAATAATGATTTAATAGTAAAAATTGAGGGGGAATTTAAACATTGCAATCATtcgatatatttaaatggcTCAAAAATTATAAGACCAAATATGAAGTGCCACAATGGAGTTGTGCATATAGTAGATAAGcccatcattttttaaaaaacaacACAGATAAATtaacacacacacacatatatatatatatatatatatattaatttatttgttatatatttatgatttattttaaaaatattattttttttatttttatgggAAAAATGAAGGATAttcctttttcattttaaaaatatgtttttacttgaaaaatattacatatgttGTTTTTCATTAAGGTAGTTTTAAAACATCAACAATttattacatacatatatatattataaaagtgTAATATAAttgttcttttaaaataataaataaattataaaaaaaatataaaaatataaaatataaggatAACCTAgtacatattatatgaaacaaaaaaaaaaaaaaaaaaaaaaaaatggtatattaaaatttttttttttacaaaaaaatatatgatatatggtaaaataaataatatattggataagatgaaaaaattaaaatattcacaaaaatgtatataatatatatatgtcatatattataaccaTGTGTAACAAAAtcttatacaatatataatacaaaa from the Plasmodium falciparum 3D7 genome assembly, chromosome: 14 genome contains:
- a CDS encoding heme detoxification protein, producing MKNRFYYNLIIKRLYTRSGGLRKPQKVTNDPESINRKVYWCFEHKPVKRTIINLIYSHNELKIFSNLLNHPTVGSSLIHELSLDGPYTAFFPSNEAMQLINIESFNKLYNDENKLSEFVLNHVTKEYWLYRDLYGSSYQPWLMYNEKREAPEKLRNLLNNDLIVKIEGEFKHCNHSIYLNGSKIIRPNMKCHNGVVHIVDKPIIF